One Actinoplanes missouriensis 431 DNA segment encodes these proteins:
- a CDS encoding acyltransferase family protein, with product MTATEISWSRRLAEATPAGRDRTVDAVRALAMAGVVVGHWMVTALVAHPDDGWHQRSPLSSMPWLVPMTWFLQTLGLFFFVSGYSAGRGLSRWRGRGRSTASWLVSRLRRLLPPVVMFLGVWVMVRTSLSGSPVEPWTAHTVSNLMVSPLWFVGVLVLLLPLTPLVVAAERRFGAAAALGPLAAVAVVDLVRFELWPGLPGEVAYLNAVTAWLVPYVLGVSLSRGGLDRRWGSPLALVGVLAGAFLILVADYPASMVGVPGDDRSNLAPPSLLVVALALVQIGVARLAWERLAGLMRRPGWWAIVALLNLSAMTVFLWHQSALLVVSAAGHLVLGEPAGLIGAPDGPAWVTARLLWLPVFAVVLALFWLIFRRVEALGTGASGRGLSPERATGKCPPRGDDYGGRNS from the coding sequence ATGACGGCCACCGAGATCTCCTGGAGCCGGCGTCTCGCCGAGGCCACGCCGGCCGGCCGGGACCGTACGGTCGACGCGGTGCGCGCCCTCGCGATGGCCGGTGTGGTCGTCGGGCACTGGATGGTCACGGCACTCGTGGCGCATCCGGACGACGGATGGCATCAGCGGAGTCCCCTCAGTTCGATGCCGTGGCTCGTACCGATGACCTGGTTCCTGCAAACGCTCGGCCTGTTCTTCTTCGTCTCCGGTTACTCGGCCGGACGTGGGCTGAGCAGATGGCGGGGACGTGGGCGATCGACCGCGTCCTGGCTGGTCTCGCGGCTGCGGCGGCTGCTGCCGCCGGTCGTGATGTTCCTCGGGGTGTGGGTGATGGTCCGTACGTCGCTGTCCGGCTCACCGGTGGAGCCGTGGACCGCGCACACCGTGAGCAACCTGATGGTCAGTCCGTTGTGGTTCGTCGGCGTCCTCGTGCTGCTGCTGCCGCTCACCCCGCTGGTCGTCGCGGCGGAACGGCGGTTCGGTGCGGCGGCCGCGCTCGGTCCGCTGGCCGCGGTCGCCGTCGTCGACCTCGTACGCTTCGAGCTCTGGCCGGGGCTGCCGGGCGAGGTGGCGTACCTCAATGCCGTCACCGCCTGGCTGGTGCCGTACGTTCTCGGCGTCTCCCTGAGCCGCGGCGGCCTCGACCGCCGCTGGGGTTCTCCGCTCGCTCTGGTTGGTGTCCTGGCCGGCGCGTTCCTGATCCTGGTCGCGGACTATCCGGCGAGCATGGTCGGCGTCCCCGGCGACGACCGATCGAACCTGGCCCCGCCGTCCCTGCTCGTGGTGGCACTCGCCCTCGTGCAGATCGGCGTGGCCCGGCTCGCCTGGGAGCGGCTGGCCGGGCTGATGCGGCGGCCGGGCTGGTGGGCGATCGTGGCCCTGCTGAACCTGTCCGCGATGACGGTGTTCCTGTGGCATCAGAGCGCGTTGCTGGTCGTCAGCGCGGCCGGCCATCTGGTGCTGGGCGAGCCGGCCGGGCTGATCGGGGCGCCGGACGGACCGGCTTGGGTGACGGCCCGCCTGCTCTGGCTGCCGGTGTTCGCCGTGGTCCTCGCCCTGTTCTGGCTGATCTTCCGGCGCGTCGAGGCGCTCGGCACCGGGGCCTCCGGGCGAGG
- a CDS encoding alpha/beta hydrolase → MVLFRATEATPAVPLAGVEQWMTDALRPPDPATATVEQVAAFFAALPPPDATALTTRHPRVAGNLDGVPTALRYAANRAQRPDWADRTFLALDTRGDGRAAEVIGDLATAERVAVLVPGVDDTLAGFDSGHGGVLRRAPSWQARRLHTEMLRVEPGAKVAVIAWLGYDPPEGVRRDAFREDRAAAGAIALERFVDGLVLDRPGLAVTVIGHSYGSIVAGLAASRLSPQVTDIVAIGSPGMGVDDREDLGSPATVWAGSAPNDWTRRVPGLRLFGIGHATLPFDPGFGALPLPCEDVDGHDGYFLPGTSSLLAMARIGLGDDAR, encoded by the coding sequence GTGGTGCTGTTCCGCGCCACCGAGGCCACACCGGCCGTGCCGCTCGCCGGTGTGGAGCAGTGGATGACCGACGCGCTGCGGCCCCCGGACCCGGCGACCGCCACCGTCGAGCAGGTCGCCGCGTTCTTCGCCGCCCTGCCGCCGCCGGACGCGACCGCCCTGACGACGCGGCACCCGCGGGTGGCCGGCAACCTGGACGGAGTGCCCACGGCGCTGCGGTACGCCGCCAACCGCGCCCAGCGTCCGGACTGGGCCGACCGGACCTTCCTCGCCCTGGACACCCGGGGTGACGGTCGTGCCGCCGAGGTCATCGGCGACCTCGCCACCGCCGAGCGGGTCGCCGTTCTGGTGCCCGGGGTCGACGACACCCTGGCCGGATTCGACTCCGGACACGGCGGGGTGCTGCGCCGGGCGCCGTCCTGGCAGGCCCGCCGGCTCCACACCGAGATGCTGCGGGTCGAGCCCGGCGCGAAGGTCGCGGTCATCGCGTGGCTCGGCTACGACCCACCCGAGGGGGTACGCCGTGACGCGTTCCGCGAGGACCGGGCCGCGGCCGGCGCGATCGCGCTGGAGCGTTTCGTCGACGGGCTCGTGCTGGACCGTCCCGGGCTTGCCGTGACGGTCATCGGCCACAGCTACGGTTCCATCGTCGCCGGACTTGCCGCATCCCGGCTGAGCCCGCAGGTCACCGACATCGTCGCGATCGGCAGCCCGGGGATGGGCGTCGACGACCGGGAGGATCTGGGCTCGCCGGCCACGGTGTGGGCGGGTAGCGCGCCGAACGACTGGACCCGCCGGGTACCGGGACTGCGACTGTTCGGCATCGGCCACGCGACCCTGCCGTTCGATCCGGGCTTCGGCGCTCTCCCGCTGCCCTGCGAGGACGTGGACGGGCACGACGGATATTTCCTGCCCGGCACGTCGTCGCTGCTGGCGATGGCGCGGATCGGGCTGGGTGACGACGCCCGATGA
- a CDS encoding class I SAM-dependent methyltransferase, giving the protein MTISPRKADTEITLEYVESLYRKYEADLRTVRDEQRRLRHGTPPLKAQLDDLEAEITYLLVRDTRPEVIVEIGSLHGWSTNWLLRALRDNGAGRLFTHDLIDNARHNVASELADGRWTFVRGDARQTLDNHEYEIDYLFVDAAHTAAFARWFVGELFPTVRPGVPVSVHDVFHSRRPWPFSEGRVVLSWLAERNTGYFTPSRAAARDSHNALVAVKNELNLGDPVHHGQDNPMMFFHMP; this is encoded by the coding sequence GTGACTATTTCACCCCGGAAAGCCGACACCGAAATCACGCTCGAATACGTCGAAAGCCTTTACCGCAAGTACGAGGCGGACCTGCGCACGGTGCGCGACGAGCAGCGCCGCCTGCGGCACGGCACTCCGCCGCTGAAGGCCCAGCTGGACGACCTCGAGGCCGAGATCACCTACCTGCTCGTCCGCGACACCCGTCCCGAGGTGATCGTCGAGATCGGCTCGCTGCACGGCTGGTCCACCAACTGGCTGCTGCGCGCCCTGCGGGACAACGGCGCCGGACGGCTCTTCACCCACGACCTGATCGACAACGCGCGCCACAACGTCGCTTCCGAACTGGCGGACGGCCGGTGGACCTTCGTGCGGGGTGACGCCCGGCAGACGCTCGACAACCATGAGTACGAGATCGACTACCTGTTCGTCGACGCCGCGCACACCGCCGCGTTCGCCCGCTGGTTCGTCGGTGAGCTGTTCCCGACCGTCCGCCCGGGCGTGCCGGTGAGCGTGCACGACGTCTTCCACAGCCGGCGCCCGTGGCCGTTCAGCGAGGGCCGTGTCGTCCTCTCCTGGCTGGCCGAGCGGAACACCGGCTACTTCACCCCGTCCCGTGCCGCGGCCCGGGACTCACACAACGCGCTGGTCGCGGTGAAGAACGAGTTGAACCTCGGTGATCCGGTGCATCACGGCCAGGACAACCCGATGATGTTCTTCCACATGCCCTGA
- a CDS encoding sensor histidine kinase, with product MAHTSARLLAATGRQLFALTARPEPGADSRRPTLMRGLRFIGVALVTLYTVVVGIGVLADTLPQSSPVITVLAVAQAAPIVLIRYRPIAAWWLGLIAAMPYLILIGSSTGPAMDSVFWPWSVGGIVAILATGMMVAYQVPYPVALAQWLIVSAVSVAAELIFPDRPQLNNGLVLSGFYAAGLAVIATARWLRDVRRELRRQVGLTEQERVQRTALEERARIARELHDVVAHHMSVIAVQAEAAPYRVTALDPIAAESFTSIRQNALAALTEMRHILGMLRSEQDIPDRYAPQPTLADLDQLFDNCRSAGLSLRTDIHGDVWSLPAQVELIAYRVLQEALSNAIRHAPGSDVEVEVGYGPAVLNLRVSNSPAPAIPAPRAGGHGLTGMRERAAVLGATLRAGPRDDGWYEVSVALPVTVTAALPVTGG from the coding sequence TTGGCGCACACCTCCGCTCGTCTCCTCGCCGCGACCGGCCGGCAACTGTTCGCCCTCACCGCACGCCCGGAACCCGGCGCCGATTCCCGGCGCCCCACGCTGATGCGCGGGCTGCGGTTCATCGGGGTCGCTCTGGTGACCCTGTACACGGTCGTCGTCGGCATCGGCGTGCTCGCCGACACCCTCCCGCAGAGTTCACCGGTGATCACCGTGCTGGCCGTGGCGCAGGCCGCGCCGATCGTCCTGATCCGCTATCGGCCGATCGCCGCCTGGTGGCTCGGCCTGATCGCCGCGATGCCGTACCTGATCCTGATCGGCTCCTCCACCGGGCCGGCCATGGACAGCGTGTTCTGGCCGTGGAGCGTGGGCGGCATCGTCGCGATCCTGGCCACCGGCATGATGGTGGCCTACCAGGTTCCGTACCCGGTCGCTCTGGCCCAGTGGCTGATCGTCAGCGCCGTGTCCGTCGCCGCGGAACTGATCTTCCCGGACCGGCCGCAGCTCAACAACGGCCTGGTCCTCTCCGGCTTCTACGCCGCCGGGCTGGCCGTCATCGCGACCGCCCGCTGGCTGCGCGACGTCCGGCGCGAACTGCGCCGCCAGGTCGGGCTCACCGAACAGGAACGCGTGCAGCGGACCGCGCTCGAGGAACGCGCCCGGATCGCCCGGGAACTCCACGACGTGGTCGCCCACCACATGTCGGTGATCGCCGTCCAAGCCGAGGCCGCGCCCTACCGGGTCACCGCACTCGACCCGATCGCGGCCGAGAGCTTCACGTCGATCAGGCAGAACGCCCTGGCCGCGCTGACGGAGATGCGGCACATCCTCGGCATGCTTCGCTCCGAACAGGACATCCCCGATCGGTACGCCCCACAGCCCACCCTCGCCGACCTCGACCAGCTCTTCGACAACTGCCGCAGCGCCGGGCTGTCCCTGCGGACCGACATCCACGGTGACGTGTGGTCATTGCCGGCGCAGGTGGAGCTGATCGCCTACCGGGTGCTGCAGGAGGCGCTGAGCAACGCGATCCGTCACGCGCCAGGGTCCGACGTCGAGGTGGAGGTCGGGTACGGGCCGGCCGTACTGAATCTCCGGGTCTCCAACAGCCCCGCACCTGCCATCCCCGCGCCTCGCGCCGGCGGTCACGGCCTGACCGGGATGCGCGAGCGAGCGGCGGTCCTCGGCGCGACGTTGCGGGCCGGGCCACGCGACGACGGATGGTACGAAGTCAGCGTGGCTCTGCCCGTGACGGTCACCGCAGCCCTGCCCGTGACAGGAGGATGA
- a CDS encoding response regulator, translating to MSTMPIRVLVVDDQRMLRESFAVLLNVQPDIEVVGEASNGEEAVRQARDLNPDVIMMDVRMPILDGLKATRRILAHDPGIKVLMLTTFDEDEYVHEAIRAGAKGFLLKDSSAHQLADAIRTTVSGGAVLAPSVTNRLMEDFSQRSAVPALSSARLASLTNQEVRVLGLIARGMSNAEIAGHLTVGEQTVKTHVSRILTKLNLRDRTQAAVVAYETGLVIPGR from the coding sequence ATGAGCACCATGCCGATCCGGGTGCTGGTCGTCGACGATCAGCGCATGCTACGGGAGAGCTTCGCCGTCCTGCTCAACGTCCAGCCGGACATCGAGGTCGTCGGCGAGGCGTCGAACGGCGAGGAGGCCGTCCGCCAGGCCCGCGACCTGAACCCCGACGTGATCATGATGGACGTCCGGATGCCGATCCTCGACGGCCTGAAGGCGACCCGGCGGATCCTGGCCCACGACCCCGGCATCAAGGTGCTGATGCTGACCACCTTCGACGAGGACGAATACGTGCACGAGGCCATCCGGGCCGGCGCCAAGGGCTTCCTGCTCAAGGACTCGTCGGCGCACCAGCTCGCCGACGCCATCCGCACCACCGTGTCCGGCGGCGCCGTGCTCGCCCCGTCGGTGACGAACCGGCTGATGGAGGACTTCTCCCAGCGCTCGGCCGTGCCCGCCCTCTCGTCGGCCCGGCTGGCCTCGCTGACCAACCAGGAGGTCAGGGTCCTCGGGCTGATCGCCCGCGGCATGTCCAACGCGGAGATCGCCGGCCACCTCACGGTCGGCGAACAGACCGTGAAGACCCACGTGAGCCGCATCCTCACCAAACTCAACCTGCGTGACCGTACGCAGGCAGCCGTCGTCGCCTACGAGACCGGACTGGTGATCCCGGGCCGATAG
- a CDS encoding TetR/AcrR family transcriptional regulator, translating to MSPRRVPVSRRDRPAKPPLSRAGAVSAALRIMKEEGLERVTMRRLAAELDTGPASLYVYVQNMAELHGAILDELLAGLALPDPGGVDERWREELIGVLTGYTQLLLGQPSLARSVLALRPSGPHYVRLVDTLLGLLYAGGVPVAQAAWGVDLLLQHATATAAEQGARNEATEAQAEQDAFVEALNDAADGDCPNIAHARHELFSGTGGQRLAWTFDAIIAGISTVAVPEPAQPRG from the coding sequence ATGAGCCCTCGTCGAGTTCCTGTCAGCCGTCGTGACCGTCCGGCCAAGCCACCGCTGAGCCGAGCGGGCGCCGTCAGCGCGGCATTGCGGATCATGAAGGAGGAGGGCTTGGAGCGGGTGACGATGCGTCGGCTGGCTGCCGAACTCGACACCGGCCCTGCCTCGCTCTACGTCTACGTGCAGAACATGGCCGAGTTGCACGGCGCGATCCTCGACGAACTGCTCGCCGGCCTCGCTCTCCCCGATCCCGGTGGGGTGGACGAGCGCTGGCGGGAGGAGTTGATCGGGGTGCTCACCGGCTACACGCAGCTGCTGCTCGGTCAGCCCAGCCTGGCCCGGTCGGTTCTGGCACTGCGCCCCTCGGGCCCGCATTACGTGCGGCTGGTCGACACGCTGCTGGGGTTGCTGTACGCCGGCGGTGTGCCGGTGGCGCAGGCGGCCTGGGGTGTCGATCTGCTCCTGCAGCACGCCACCGCCACTGCCGCGGAACAGGGCGCGCGCAACGAGGCGACCGAGGCGCAGGCCGAGCAGGACGCTTTCGTCGAAGCGCTGAACGACGCCGCCGACGGCGACTGCCCGAATATCGCCCACGCCCGCCACGAGCTGTTCTCCGGCACCGGAGGTCAGCGCCTGGCCTGGACATTCGACGCGATCATCGCCGGCATCTCCACCGTCGCGGTGCCGGAGCCGGCGCAGCCTCGGGGGTGA
- a CDS encoding amidohydrolase family protein, with protein MATAITNVRIFDGTVVLDATTVLLEDDRIVAVGGEPPADAAIVDARGATLLPGLIDAHVHTNPASLALALRFGVTTELEMQGTNTRHNRAYLSEDDTVADVRSSGFGITPPGGHPSELFPEDFRPGPPPGATPPPGARPAGPPPVMPFATTPEEAVAYIPQLVETGSDYIKFMVDDGSVEGHPGLPMLNQATLAAGVAEAKRHGMLTVAHALTIDATRMAIEAGIGGLGHLFMDRPCTDEIITLVAGSGAFVVPCVVLNASMMGITGGELADDPRVASRLPDDWMTTLRSSFGHYPQGSLADVLASVKALHDAGVDILAGTDASVALPFLGGLAHGASVHHELQYLVRAGLTPVEALRAATSTPARRFGLDDRGRIAPGLRADLLLVDGDPTTTISDTLNTRAVWRRGTRVVLESVTAER; from the coding sequence ATGGCAACCGCCATCACCAACGTACGAATCTTCGACGGGACCGTGGTGCTCGATGCCACGACCGTGCTGCTGGAAGACGACCGGATCGTCGCGGTGGGTGGTGAGCCGCCGGCGGACGCGGCGATCGTCGACGCGAGGGGCGCCACGCTTCTGCCCGGCCTGATCGACGCGCACGTGCACACCAACCCGGCGAGCCTGGCCCTGGCTCTACGGTTCGGAGTGACGACCGAGCTGGAGATGCAGGGCACCAACACCCGGCACAACCGGGCGTACCTGAGCGAGGACGACACGGTCGCCGACGTGCGGTCGTCCGGGTTCGGGATCACCCCGCCCGGTGGGCACCCCAGTGAGTTGTTCCCCGAGGACTTCCGTCCCGGCCCGCCGCCCGGCGCGACCCCGCCGCCGGGAGCACGTCCGGCCGGCCCGCCGCCGGTGATGCCGTTTGCCACCACGCCGGAGGAGGCGGTGGCGTACATCCCGCAGCTGGTCGAGACCGGCTCGGACTACATCAAGTTCATGGTTGACGACGGCAGCGTCGAGGGTCATCCCGGACTGCCCATGCTCAACCAGGCAACCCTTGCCGCGGGCGTCGCGGAGGCCAAGCGGCACGGCATGCTGACCGTCGCTCACGCGCTGACCATCGACGCCACCCGGATGGCGATCGAGGCCGGAATCGGCGGCCTGGGACACCTGTTCATGGACCGGCCGTGCACCGATGAGATCATCACCCTGGTTGCCGGTTCCGGCGCGTTCGTTGTGCCGTGCGTGGTCCTCAACGCCTCGATGATGGGCATCACCGGCGGCGAACTGGCCGACGACCCCCGAGTGGCCTCCCGGCTGCCCGACGACTGGATGACGACACTTCGTTCCAGCTTCGGCCACTACCCGCAGGGCAGCCTCGCCGACGTGCTCGCCTCCGTGAAGGCCCTGCACGATGCCGGGGTCGACATCCTGGCCGGCACCGATGCGTCGGTGGCCCTGCCCTTCCTCGGCGGTCTGGCGCACGGCGCCAGCGTCCATCACGAGCTGCAATATCTCGTACGGGCTGGGCTCACCCCGGTCGAGGCTCTACGCGCGGCCACCAGCACCCCGGCCCGCCGGTTCGGCCTCGACGACCGTGGTCGCATCGCCCCCGGCCTGCGCGCGGATCTGCTGCTCGTCGACGGCGACCCGACCACCACCATCAGCGACACCCTCAACACCCGGGCGGTCTGGCGGCGCGGCACTCGCGTCGTCCTGGAGAGCGTCACCGCCGAGCGCTGA
- a CDS encoding MFS transporter, whose product MSTSLDTEPSRTAVPPATGGMALMLLAQLMFVLDTTIINVALPRIGAGLGFAPATLSWVVNGYALAFGGLLLLGGRLGDVLGRRRAFVLGVGLFTAASLAGGLAPTPGWLIAARAVQGAGAALAAPAVLALLTVSAPDEAARRRSLALFSAVGVGGGTLGLVLGGLLTEYGSWRWTMFVNVPIGLVVLALITRLVAAIPGTPGRFDVLGAVTATGAATSTVWALIQAPDHGWTSPAVLGGLLLGLILLTALIVTERRAAHPLLRPALVRDRRRVTGLIVTTLVFGAQMSIFFLVVQYLQRELAFSALAAGLAFLPMTGGIFAMSRITPLLVGRFGQKPLLIIGCSGLTASYAWLSGIGDTGGYPTAVLAPLLLNGIAAGLTFMPAASLILGDVAAADAGAASGLMQTSQQLGGAIGLAVIVSVYAAGAVPQDFLPGARAAFLAAGGLTVLALIAVAALPARRSSASAA is encoded by the coding sequence GCGACCGGCGGCATGGCTCTCATGCTTCTCGCTCAGCTCATGTTCGTTCTCGACACGACCATCATCAACGTGGCGCTGCCCCGTATCGGCGCAGGTCTGGGCTTCGCCCCGGCCACCCTGTCATGGGTGGTGAACGGGTACGCGCTCGCCTTCGGCGGCCTGTTGCTGCTGGGAGGCCGCCTCGGCGACGTCCTCGGCCGACGGCGGGCCTTCGTCCTCGGCGTCGGGCTCTTCACCGCAGCCTCCCTGGCCGGCGGGCTCGCTCCGACACCGGGTTGGCTGATCGCCGCCCGCGCGGTGCAGGGTGCCGGTGCGGCTCTGGCAGCACCGGCTGTCCTGGCCCTGCTCACCGTCAGCGCACCGGACGAGGCGGCACGTCGCCGGTCCCTCGCCCTCTTCTCCGCCGTCGGTGTCGGTGGCGGCACCCTCGGCCTGGTGCTCGGCGGCCTGCTCACCGAGTACGGCTCCTGGCGCTGGACCATGTTCGTCAACGTGCCGATCGGGTTGGTGGTGCTCGCCCTGATCACCCGGCTCGTCGCCGCCATCCCCGGGACGCCCGGCCGCTTCGACGTTCTCGGAGCGGTCACCGCCACCGGCGCCGCGACCAGCACCGTCTGGGCTCTCATCCAGGCGCCGGATCACGGCTGGACCTCTCCGGCCGTACTCGGTGGGCTGCTCCTGGGTTTGATTCTGCTGACCGCGCTGATCGTGACCGAGCGTCGTGCGGCCCACCCGCTGCTGCGGCCGGCGTTGGTGCGTGACCGGCGGCGCGTCACCGGGCTGATCGTCACCACGCTCGTCTTCGGCGCTCAGATGTCGATCTTCTTCCTGGTGGTGCAGTACCTCCAGCGCGAACTGGCCTTCTCCGCGCTCGCCGCCGGGCTGGCGTTCCTGCCGATGACCGGGGGGATCTTCGCGATGTCGCGAATCACGCCACTGCTGGTGGGACGCTTCGGCCAGAAACCCCTGCTGATCATCGGATGCTCGGGACTCACCGCGAGTTACGCCTGGCTCAGCGGTATCGGCGACACCGGTGGCTACCCGACCGCCGTCCTGGCGCCACTGCTGCTCAACGGCATCGCTGCCGGGCTGACCTTCATGCCCGCCGCCTCGCTCATCCTCGGTGACGTCGCCGCCGCCGACGCCGGCGCGGCATCCGGGCTCATGCAGACCTCTCAGCAACTCGGCGGTGCGATCGGCCTGGCAGTCATCGTCTCGGTGTACGCGGCCGGAGCCGTCCCCCAGGATTTCCTGCCCGGCGCCCGAGCCGCCTTCCTCGCCGCAGGCGGTCTGACCGTGCTCGCCCTCATCGCCGTGGCAGCGCTGCCGGCTCGGCGGAGCTCCGCGTCCGCCGCCTGA